The Thermococcus sp. genomic interval GCTTTGGCCGGTAGGGGTAACGGGCCCAAGACCGGGCCTTCGGGCTGAACCGAAACCGGCAACGGGAGTAGGTGATGGGCCCGTAAACCGAACCACCCTTAGCGAGGGGTTAACTCGAACCCTCGCCATTCACGGCGGGGAGGAAGTCAGGGAGAAGGGCTTTCTAGTACTGAGGCTGAAACCCCTTGAATACCACCTTGAGGAGGTGGGCTTCGTCTCGGTTCCGCAGAGGATATGGAGGACGTGAGCGAGTTTCTCAATACCGTTCTCGTTCTACGAAACGCTGATGGATTTCCTAGGCGACTTCATGAGGAATGAGACGAACGGTATCTATCTCGCTTCCAGAGGAGCAGGGAAAAGAACCGAGGTCTACTCCTACAAGGTGGGACCAGAAAAGACCTTAGCATTCTAGTCTTCGGCTACGCTCTCGGCCTGCACGGGCTTACCCTGGCGGACGAATACCTCCACAAGAAGGCCGAGGAGAATGGCATTCCGGAGGAGAGGCTCTACTACCTCAAGCTCGGCCTTAGAAGGGGAAAGAGACAAAAGCCGGCCTGAAGGTAGGAAGGGTCTGGGAGAAAGGTAAGCCGAGCGAGATAACGCTGAAGCTTTCAACCACCGAACCCCTGGTGAAGATCCAGGGGCTCTACGGTGAGCTGGTTGGGAAATCGCGCGGGGAGCTCACGAGAACCGACGACTGGTACATTGTCGCCCACGCGGAGGACTTCGTGAACGCACTCTATAAAGTCACGGGTACCTTTGGGTGAAGGTACATTAACCCTAGCTCCCCTTTCATTTTTGGTGGAATCAATGCTCGGCACGGTCAAGACGGCGGGTGTAATAGCTGCTTTATGCATCCTCTAGTCGTGGTAGGCTTCACGAAAAAGCTAGCCTGAAAGAACATGTGCGAACATAAAGATAATCCACTTCAGCATAGTTTCGGCGTTTTTGATGTTCTACTGGGAGCTTACTCCAGTGTGGGCCTTCAGAACTGCTGCATTTATCTTTGGTATCTTCCAGCTCTTGTAAGACACGACTTCAATGTGAAGCTCAGAAAACACTGGACGAGGAGCTTAGGCTACTTCATCACATCTTTATAGCCGTTCCGCTCGTCGGGGGTTTGCTTTTCCTCTTCTACTGAGCCCACCTAACCTTCATACTGTCCTTCTTCACCTTGATGAATTCCTCAACTAGAGCTTTTCCTGTCTTCTCCATGAAGCCTTCGATGTCAATGATGCCGAGTTCCTTGAGGCCGATGGCATCGACACCCTCAGGGATCCCCTTGATCTCGACGTTTATCCCAATGTGCATCTTGACGCTGACCGGAGAGACCGTTGCTATCGAGATGCTGAGCTTCCTGCCGTGCACATAGATGTCGTCGCCCTTCCTGGAGGTTTTAACGCCATATTCACCGAGAACTTCGCAGAGCCTTGCTATGAAGAGCTTCTGCAAAGCTGAAGCGAGGAGGACATTGGGAAAGTCAAAGACCTCGACGATGTAGTGTACCATGTCGTCGCTCTTTATCTCCTTGTTCTGGCGCAGGTCCTCGATGTCTATCATCTCCTCGACATTAACGTCGCACCCCCCGCGGAAAACAACGATCGAATTCCCGAGGATTCCGAAGTTCCTGTAGGCCCAGTGGCTTTGAATGGCCGAGCCGTCATAATCGATGCACTTATCTTTAACGACCAGCAGTTCCATCGCGATCACCCCATCTTTCAATGAGTCCTCTCAGTTCTTCAAAAGACTTTACATCGACCCATATGTGGGCAAACTCAACCTCAGGGAGTTCCATCTCAATCTCATATCAAGATGAAGCGCCAGCTAGCCCACTCAAGGAACCCGCGGACGCGAACTGATCACAAGAAAAGCTCCGCTAACCTTATTTTAACGGTTGCGGCACGAAAAACATCATGATTACCATGTTTGACTGCTTTAGAAGATGCAAGCAGGATGATACTGAACAAGTGAGGTTTAAAGGCAGGACCGTGCACAGGTTGATTGACCTATCAAATGCCCAGCCCCCCTTTCAGGGACAGAAACCTCGGGCTGTTGGGAGCGGCAGACTGAACGGGTCGGTTTCCCTTCCCGCTTACATCCCCGCCCCATCAAACGGGTCTTCTTCCCGAGCCCTCGTCCCAGGCAAAGGACCGGTCACCCGACCCCCTGCGCCCAGGAATGGCCGCCTATTTTCGAGGGCCGCTTCGGCCTTAGATGCTTTCAGGCCTTATCGGCTGCGGCGTAGCTGCCCGGCGACCCCCTGTAGGAGGACCGGTAGACCAGAGGCCGCGGCTCCCTGTTCCTCTCGTACTGGGGGAGCCTTCCCCTCAGGCGACCAGCACCTCCGGTAGATAGCATCCGACCTGTCTCACGACGGTCTAAACCCAGCTCACGTTCCCCTTTAATGGGTGAACACCCCCACCCTTGGCCCCTGCTGCAGGACCAGGATGGGAAGAGCCGACAGCGAGGTAGCAAGCCTCGGGGTCGATATGGGCTCTCGCCCGAGACGACTCTGTTATCCCCAGGGTAGCTTTTCTGTCATCCCTGGCCCCCACCGGGGAGGCTCAGGGGTTCGCTAGGCCACGCTTTCGCGGCTGGACCCGCCTCTGTTACGGGTCCAGTCAGGCCGGCTTTTGCCCTTGCACTCTACGGCGGATTCCTGACCCGCCTGAGCCGACCTTAGGGCACCCTCGATACTTTTTCGAGGGTGTGCCGCCCCAGCCAAACTGCCCACCTACCGCTGTCCCCCCGTTGGGGGTTAGCCATACGGCAGAGGGTGGGCGGTGTCTCATGGACGGCTCCACCCGCCCCGGAGGACGGGCTTCGACGCCTCCCGCCTACGCTGCGCACCCCCCGCCGTATGGCAACGGCAGGCTGCAGTAAAGCTCCATGGGGTCTTCGCTTCCCACCGGAGGTCCCAGGCATATGCGCCTGGAAGTGGTTTCGCCGGGCCCCAGCCGGGGACAGTGGGGACCTCGTTACGCCATTCATGCAGGTCGGCATTTAACCGACAAGGAATTTCGCTACCTTAAGAGGGTTATAGTTACCCCCGCCGTTTACCGGTGCTTCACCCGGTTGGACCCGGGCTTCACATACCGGCACTGGGCAGGCGTCGGCCCCAGTACAAACCCTTTCGGGCTAGCTGGGACCTGTGTTTTTACTAAACAGTCGGGTCCCCCTAGTCACTGCGACCTGCGGGTTACACACCCGCAGGCACCCCTTTTCCCGAAGTTACGGGGCCAATTTGCCGAGTTCCCTCGGCTGGGTTCCCCCCGACACGCCTTAGGCTTCTCACCCAGGGGCACCAGTGTTGGTTCTCGGTACGGTCACGGTGGATCGTTCCCAGAAGGCTTTTCACGGGCCCCAGGGATCGGCGAAACCCCCCTTACGGGAGGCCCATCACGCTTTCATCCGGTTCTCGCCATTACGGCACTCCCCGGACTTATACGCTTAGCCGGCCTTATGAGCCGGTCCGCCTACCCCGAGGCGTCACCCTCTGGGCTTGCGTTGCCGCACCTACCACCGTGGTACGGGAATATAAACCCGTTTCCCTTTCACGGGCGCCGAGTTACGGACCCGCTTAGGACCGACTAACCCACGGCTGACGAACATTGCCGTGGAACCCTAGCCCCTTCGGCGGCCGGGATTCTCACCCGGCTATGCTGCTACTCCCGGCAGGATCCACAATACCGACGGGTCCACCGGACCTTACAGCCCGGCTTCCATCCCACCGGCACGCCCGCCTACCCGATCACGGACCAATCGGTCCGTGCGCCGGGGTCTCGGCAGCCGGCTTTAGCCCCGTCCATTTTCGGGGCCCCTGACCTCGACGGGTGAGCTGTTACGCACTCTTTAAAGGATGGCTGCTTCTAAGCCTACCTCCCCGCTGTCTAAGGCCAGGGACACCCTTTGGAGTAACACTTAGCCGGCATTTAGGGGCCTTAACCCCGGTTTGGGTTGTTCCCCTCTCGGTTGACGGCTTACACCGCCACCCTACTCCGGCCTTCTA includes:
- a CDS encoding DUF366 family protein; the protein is MELLVVKDKCIDYDGSAIQSHWAYRNFGILGNSIVVFRGGCDVNVEEMIDIEDLRQNKEIKSDDMVHYIVEVFDFPNVLLASALQKLFIARLCEVLGEYGVKTSRKGDDIYVHGRKLSISIATVSPVSVKMHIGINVEIKGIPEGVDAIGLKELGIIDIEGFMEKTGKALVEEFIKVKKDSMKVRWAQ